Proteins from a genomic interval of Hemicordylus capensis ecotype Gifberg chromosome 14, rHemCap1.1.pri, whole genome shotgun sequence:
- the LOC128337206 gene encoding uncharacterized protein LOC128337206 isoform X2, whose translation MYLSPYPMTAKFPQESLMRNFVESFLEVPVDYVSWITLSHTLVDTLKELQKVQGAAECLLCMQKFPEGSRRWDRLGISKCGWSTSPFSILQNRARAADWAFRLPGEPDATASFPGLRLCSAGAGASAPGPPSADAVAGGRFRRDRRAALLLDQAPGSPAGPASCFRPTVAHHQRPLGSPHRQEMASPLRPGSCFVEPFSRGWKWSPNQASRGCPEPNPPEWRPVPAEEKRGLVA comes from the exons atgtacttgtccccttatcccatgactgcgaagtttcctcaagagtctttgatgaggaactttgtggaaagctttttggaagtcccggtagactatgtcagctggatcaccttgagccacacacttgttgacactctcaaagaactccaaaag GTCCAGGGGGCAGCCGAGtgcctgctctgcatgcagaagttcccagaggGCAGCCGACGATGGGACAGACTGGGAATCTCAAAGTGTGGCTGGTCAACCAGTCCCTTCAGCATTCTCCA GAACAGGGCCCGGGCAGCTGACTGGGCGTTCCGGCTTCCGGGAGAGCCCGACGCAACCGCCTCCTTTCCAGGGCTCCGGCTGTGCAGTGCTGGGGCCGGGGCCTCCGCCCCAG GGCCCCCATCCGCTGACGCTGTGGCTGGCGGGAGATTCCGGAGGgacagaagagcagccctgctgctggatcaggccccaggaagcccagctggcccagcatcctgcttccgccccacagtggcccaccaccagaggcctctggggagcccacacaggcaagag ATGGCGAGCCCTCTGAGGCCGGGGAGCTGCTTCGTGGAGCCTTTTTCCCGCGGGTGGAAATGGAGTCCGAACCAGGCCTCTCGGGGTTGCCCGGAACCGAACCCCCCGGAGTGGAGACCTGTTCCA
- the LOC128337207 gene encoding ESX-1 secretion-associated protein EspB-like, with the protein MKHQPGSPGPPSGFPALSLAMAAQRASWPALLACSLLVGSFLAGQASPPGSPCEQQVRARKPSLDSLQGQGVWVPLMIVLGGCCGLAWCVLFISYDVSQTGGRQELPQIPGKEAGEAALDCCCPEEEPSQAGSEAKSQGAGAAPAGREGLGGGGPSLPGEPTASPAPEKPEDDCLWGQLEKELERLLLLLRQHRGSSQPGAPGAKEALGSPAAPPEAALPKEASQSPSSEEAAVPCSERRGGGGTRGKKRKSSSSSSSSQRRRRRRGAKK; encoded by the exons ATGAAACACCAGCCAGGATCTCCCGGCCCACCTTCTGGCTTCCCAGCGCTGTCCTTGGCCATGGCTGCCCAGCGTGCCTCCTGGCCCGCCCTCTTGGCCTGCTCTCTCCTGGTGGGGTCCTTCTTGGCTGGGCAGGCCAGCCCGCCAGGGTCTCCCTGCGAGCAGCAGGTCCGCGCCCGCAAGCCCTCCTTGGACTCCTTGCAGGGCCAGGGGGTCTGGGTGCCCCTGATGATTGTGCTGGGCGGCTGCTGCGGGCTGGCCTGGTGCGTCCTCTTCATCAGCTACGACGTCAGCCAAACTGGAGGCCGGCAGGAGTTGCCGCAGATCCCCGGCAAGGAGGCCGGCGAGGCAGCCCTG GACTGCTGCTGCCCGGAGGAGGAGCCCAGCCAGGCCGGGAGCGAAGCAAAGAGTCAAGGCGCCGGCGCTGCCCCTGCCGGCAGAGAGGGGCTCGGAGGGGGCGGCCCCAGCCTGCCAGGGGAGCCCACGGCCAGCCCCGCCCCGGAGAAGCCGGAAGACGACTGCCTGTGGGGCCAGCTGGAGAAGGAGCTGGagaggctcttgctgctgctgcgccaGCACCGCGGCAGCAGCCAGCCGGGCGCCCCCGGGGCCAAGGAGGCCCTGGGCAGCCCCGCAGCCCCCCCGGAGGCGGCCCTGCCCAAGGAGGCCTCCCAGAGCCCCAGCAGCGAAGAAGCCGCCGTTCCGTGCAGCGagcgccgcggcggcggcggcacccggggcaagaagaggaagagcagcagcagcagcagcagcagccagaggcggcggcggaggagagGGGCCAAGAAATAA
- the LOC128337209 gene encoding inositol-trisphosphate 3-kinase B-like yields the protein MERPPAAQPAEPARGQASGAGGSGAPSPRHGLPQPPPGLPPDGSLSSASPCSSLAGSSQESDEEGFSAPEERSPLGKPRLRKTKSWKTFFTMVHWSLRRRSSWVQLAGHEGNFKPSEGGQILKKFSPVEAACLARLMGDALRPFVPAYHGVVTLGGGERYLQMDDLLRGLDMPSIMDCKMGTRTYLEEEQQQPPPAARQDLYQKMVKVDPLAPTPEEQGQGAVTKPRYMQWRESISSSASLGFRIEGIRSRGGTVQKDFKQTRAKEQIVETLLTFTKSRLDVLSTYLARLESLRQALQQSAFFQSHEVIGSSLLFLHDRQGQASVWMIDFGKTLPAPAPLSLHHNVAWAPGNHEDGYLIGLQHLTDTVQTTLRRAAQGQAGALGQPPPGES from the exons ATGGAGCGGCCTCCGGCGGCCCAGCCTGCAGAACCAGCGAGGGGGCAGGCCTCTGGGGCTGGCGGCAGCGGGGCTCCCTCCCCGCGCCACGGCCTGCCGCAGCCCCCTCCCGGCCTGCCCCCCGACGGCTCCCTCTCCAGCGCCTCCCCCTGCTCCTCGCTGGCTGGCTCTTCCCAGGAGTCCGACGAGGAGGGCTTCAGCGCCCCAGAGGAGAGGAGCCCGCTGGGCAAGCCCCGGCTGCGCAAG ACCAAGTCCTGGAAGACCTTCTTCACGATGGTGCACTGGTCTCTGCGGAGACGCAGCTCCTGGGTGCAGCTGGCTGGCCATGAAG gGAACTTCAAGCCCAGCGAAGGGGGCCAGATCCTGAAGAAGTTCAGCCCGGTAGAAGCTGCCTGCCTGGCCCGGCTGATGGGCGACGCCCTGCGCCCCTTCGTGCCCGCCTACCACGGGGTGGTGACGCTGGGCGGGGGGGAGCGCTACCTCCAGATGGACGACCTGCTGCGGGGCCTGGACATGCCCAGCATCATGGACTGCAAGATGGGCACCAG GACctacttggaggaggagcagcagcagccgccgcccgccgcccggCAGGACTTGTACCAGAAGATGGTGAAGGTGGACCCGCTGGCCCCCACGCCCGAGGAGCAGGGCCAGGGCGCCGTCACCAAGCCCCGCTACATGCAGTGGCGGGAGAGCATCAGCTCCAGCGCCTCCCTCGGCTTCCGCATCGAGGGCAT CAGATCGAGGGGGGGGACCGTCCAGAAGGACTTCAAGCAGACTCGGGCCAAGGAGCAGATCGTGGAGACGCTGCTGACCTTCACCAAGAGCCGCCTGGATGTgctg AGCACCTACCTGGCCCGCCTGGAGAGCTTGCGCCAGGCCCTGCAGCAGTCCGCCTTCTTCCAGAGCCACGAG GTGATTGGCAGCTCGCTGCTGTTCCTCCACGACCGGCAGGGACAGGCCAGCGTCTGGATGATCGACTTTGGCAAGACGCTGCCGGCTCCagcccccctctccctgcaccacaaCGTGGCCTGGGCACCCGGCAACCACGAGGACGGCTACCTGATCGGCTTGCAGCACCTCACAGACACCGTGCAAACCACCCTCCGCCGGGCAGCACAGGGccaggcgggagccctgggccaGCCTCCACCGGGGGAGAGCTGA